GAAGATGGCAAGGTCGATTACGGCATCTGAATTAGGCATCGAACTCAAGCCTTTGGATGACAGCAGTCTGTTCAAGTGGTTTATCGCCAGCTTCCTGATGGGCAAGCGTATTCAGGCGCCCATCGCGGCGCAGGCGTACCGGGAGATTGTCGAAGAGCAGGGCCGTGACACGCCGCGCAAGTTGCAACATTGCACGTCCCGGGAGCTGGTCTCGATGTTGGGGCGTGCGCATTACGTGCGCTACGACGAAAGCACTGCACAACGTCTGCTTGACCTTAGCGCCAAGCTCAATGCCGAATATGAGGGCAAGATCACTCACATACGCAGTATCAGCGAAGATCGCCAAGCATTCGAAAAACGCCTGGGCGAATTTGATGGCGTGGGCCCCAAGACCATCGAGATTTTCATGCGCGATGCCGCCAAGGTGCTGTTTTGACGACACCTCTTTACGTGGGGTGCGCAGGCTGGAGTTTGCCTAGTGAACATTGGCCCGCTTTTGCGCGCGAGGGTACGCACTTGCAGCGCTATGCAACGCGGTTAAGGGCTGTGGAAATCAACAGTTCGTTTTATCGCCCACACTTGGCGAAGACTTACCAACGCTGGAAATGTAGCGTGCCACCGGGCTTTCGTTTTTCGGTCAAAGTGCCCAAGCGCATCACGCATGAGCTGCGTTTGCAGCACTGCGAGACGGCGCTGGACGAGTTTCTCGAGCAATGCTCGCACCTGGGTGAAACCCTGGGCTGCCTACTGGTGCAATTGCCTCCTTCGTTGAGTTATGAACGCTCTGTCGCCTCAAGTTTTTTTAGCGCATTACGCCAGCGCTTTGGCGGGGCGGTGGTGCTGGAACCTCGTCACCCCACCTGGCTTGCCGCCCAGGTGCTTTTGCAGGATCTACACATTGGCCGTGTGGCCGCCGACCCGCCGGCCATTGACACCGGTGAAGCGCCTGGCGGTTGGCAAGGCGTGCATTATTGGCGCCTGCATGGCTCACCCCGTATCTATCACAGCGCCTATGGTCCGGAGCGGGTGCAGGCGTATGCGCGGTTATTGAGTCGGTCGGTGGAAGAGGGTATTCCCACCTGGTGCATCTTCGACAACACCGCCAGCGGCCATGCCGTCGCCGACGCATTGCATTTACTCGACCTCCACCCGCATCACCTCCACACCTAACTGCTCATACGCCTCCACACTCGGCACATGCCACTCGGTAATCAGGGTGTGGATACGATTGCACGGCGCCACCACAAACGGCTCTACCGCGCCGAGCTTGTCGGCCATGGTCACGGCGACGACATGGGAGGCACTGTCGAGCAACGCTTGCTTGACCGCCACTTCATCGAAATGCAGCGAACTGATGCCCACTTGTGGATGCAGCGCGCACACGCCTGTGAACAGTAAGTCGGCCTTGATGCTCTGGATCAGTCGCACCGTTTCCTGGCCGCTGGTAGACAGCGTTGCCGGGTTGAGTTGGCCGCCGGCGAGGATCACTTTCACGTCTGGATGGTCGGCCAGGGCGATGGCGATCATCGGCGACGGCGTGACCACGGTGAGGCGTATCGAGCGCGGCAATGACTGTGCGATCTGCAGGGTGGTGGAGCCGGAATCGAACAGCACGATTTGCCCATCTTCCACACGCTCTGCGGCCAGTCGGGCGAGGTGTCGCTTGGCGTCGTTGGTCTCGCCGACTCGGGTGAAGAAGTCCTTGCCGGTGTCCTTCGGACGGGGCAGCGCACCGCCGTGCACGCGTTGCAACAGGCCGGCGGCGGCGAGCTCGCCGAGGTCCCGGCGGATGGTGTCCTGGGACACGGCAAAGTGCTCCACCAGATCCGAGGCGGTGACTTTGCCGTCGCGCTCCAGCAGCAATAAAATCTTCTGTTTGCGCAAGGAAGGCAGGTCGATGGCTTGATGGGCGTTGTGCATGGTTGTGCGTCTTTTTGCGGGTTTATGCGAGATTAGACCCGCACTGATTTAAACGCAATGGCTGGTTGTGCAGCCGATGGACGGTTACTCTCAGGGCTCAGTTCAGGGAGAGGTGACCTAGATGCCGTTGATCACAACCATCGAAGATTTACGCAAGCTGGCGCAAAAGCGTGTCCCACGGATGTTCTACGACTACGCCGACTCCGGCTCCTGGACTGAGAGTACGTACCGGGCGAATGAAAGCGATTTTGCCTCGATCAAATTCCGCCAGCGGGTGGCACGCAACATTGATCAGCGATCGATCCGCGCCAGCATGATCGGCCAGGACATGGCGATGCCGGTCGCCTTGGCCCCCACCGGTTTGGCCGGTATGCAACACGCCGATGGCGAGATTCTCACCGCCCGAGCCGCCGCTGCGTTTGGCTTGCGCTACACCTTGTCGACCATGAGCATCTGCTCGTTGGAAGACATTGCCGAACAGGTTGGCCAGCCATTCTGGTTTCAGTTGTACGTGATGCGCGACCGCGCATTTATCGAGCAACTGATCGAGCGGGCCAAGGCCGCCGGTGTGGATGCGCTGGTGTTGACCCTCGACTTGCAGATTCTCGGCCAACGCCACAAAGACCTGATCAACGGCCTGTCTGCGCCGCCCAAACTGACCTTGCCGAATATGCTCAACATGGCGACCAAACCGCGCTGGGTGATGGGCATGCTCGGTACCAAGCGGCGCGGCTTCGGCAATATCGTCGGGCATGTGAAGGGCGTTGCGGACATGAGTTCGCTGTCGTCGTGGACTGCCCAGCAATTCGACCCGAGCCTGAGTTGGGACGATGTGGAATGGATCAAGAAATGCTGGGGCGGCAAGCTGATCATCAAGGGCATTCTCGATGTAGAGGACGCTCGCTTGGCGGCGAACGCCGGTGCCGATGCGCTGGTGGTGAGCAACCACGGTGGTCGTCAGTTGGATGGCGCACCGTCAAGCATCAGCCAATTGCCGGCGATTGTTGACGCGGTGAGCGAGCGCATCGAGGTGTGGCTCGATGGCGGCATCCGCTCCGGCCAGGATGTGCTCAAGGCGATGGCGCTGGGTGCCAAAGGCACCATGATCGGTCGTCCGCATTTGTATGGTTTGGGTGCGTTGGGCGAGGCGGGGGTGACCAAGGCGCTGGAGATTATTGCGCGGGAATTGGACGTGTCGATGGCGCTGTGTGGGTATAACGATATACGCGATGTGAATCGCGAGATTTTGTTGCCCGGTACATTTCCCGAAAGCATTAACTGAGCAAAAAAATCGTAAAAAATTAAAAGAGTTGTCCACGAAAACCGTGGGTATCTCTGTGGATAACTTTGCGAGGCCCCGGCAGGTATGGCGATTTAACCAAAGGTTAATATTTGATCAACTGCCGGCGCGGGCCAGTATGGGCAGGGTTTGCGCTTGACACGCAAGCGCGAACCCAGTGCCGAAAAAGCGTTTTTACGAGTCGCCGCTGCGACCTGTGGAGTGCGTCACAACCTGGGCTGGCATCTTCGCTTGCATCAGCTTGTCCAGCGCCTGGCCATAACTGCGACCTGCCAGGCTCATGCTGTTGTTGTGGCTGGCACCGGGCACCAGTAGCAGCCGCTTGGGCTCCTGCGCGGCGTCGAATAATTGCTCGCTGAAACGTGGCGGCACGTAGCGGTCATCCAGGCCATGCACCACCAGCAGTGGCATATGGATATCGGCAATCTTGTCGATGGAATCGAACTTTGCGACAGCAACCAGCGCACCGGCAATGAGGTATTCGCCACCGCCGTGGCCACATCCGCCAGCGAGGTAAAGGTGGACTCGATCACCAGACCCCGTACCGGCAGCGGCACCTGTTTGCCCAATTCTGCGGCCAGGTCGATGGCCACCGCGCCGCCCAGGGAATGCCCGTAGATCAGGCGTTTGCTCGGGTCTGGTTGCAGCACCTGGAAGCGCTCCCAGGCGATGCGCGCGTCTTCGTACACGGTGGTTTCCGATGGCAACTCACCGTGGCTCTGGCCAAAGCCGCGATAGTCGATGGCCAGCACCGAATAACCCAGCGCGTGCAATTGCTCGATGCGAAACAGCTGCCCGGTCAGGTTCCAGCGCACGCCATGCAGATAGAGGATCGCCGGCGCGTCTTTCTTCTCTGCCGGGTACCACCAACCATGAATGTTCTGCCCCGATTTGAAGCTGGCAGGCTTGAGTTCGAATTCCTGCACCGCCTTGGGCAAGCCGGTGTACCAACCGGCAGTGCCGGGTTCGATGCGAAACACCAACTCGCGCTCTTTGTGTTGCAGCACGGCACACCCCACCGGCAGGCCGACGATCAACAGCGCCATGCACAACAGGGGAAACCAGCGCAGGCTCAGGCGTGACAGAAAACGTGAAGACATGAAGGTTCCAGGGCAAAGGTGAAGCAGGGTTTTTAACAGATGGCCCCTGCAGGCAGGTATTAATCCGACAGCCGTAAACGGGGATTGCTTGCAAAGTGTTACAGCATTGAACATTGCGTGCAGGGATTGTTAGGGTGGTCGGCCAAACAGGAGGGCAAGCACATGGACTTCACAGGCAGGACAGCCATCGTTACCGGCGGTGCACGTGGATTGGGGCTCAGCTACGCGCGGGCATTGGCCCAGGGCGGAGCACGGGTGGTGATCAGTGATATCGGCGCCGATAAGGTCGGATCCGGCACCGATGCGACGGTAGCGCAAGCGGCGGCTGAAGCACTGCAGGCCGAGGGGCTGACAGTGATCGGCCACGCTGGCGACCTGTCCACGGAGGACGGTTGCCGGCAACTGATCCACACGACAATCGAAGCCTTTGGCCAACTCGACATCCTGATCCACAACGCCGGCTGGGTGGGTTACCAGAACATCGAAGACCTCGACGTAGCGTTCCTGCAACGCGCGATGGACATCAACCTCTATGCACCCTTGTGGCTGTGCAAGCACGCCTGGCCACACCTGCTGCAATCCCGCGCGCCCCGCATCATCCTCACCACCTCCGACCGCGCCATGTACGCGCAGTACGAGCAGACCGGCCTGGTGGCCTACAGCGCCGGCAAGATGGCGCAACTGGGGATCATGAATGCGCTCGGCCATGAAGGCGCGCAGGCGGGAATTCGGGTCAACGCGATCTCGCCCGTGGCCAAGACACGCATGTGGGGAGTGACCGAGGAGCCGGACGAACTAAAACCCGAGTGGGTGACGCCAGGTGTGCTGTTTCTCGCATCGCAGCATTGCGAGGACACGGGTTATATCCTGCGGGCCAGCAACGGCCAATTCACCGCCACGCGCTTTACCGAAAAACCCCGGTGTGGATTACCCGCGCGACCTTGCACGGATCAAAGCAGGCACCGCAGAAGCCGTCGCTGCCGCCTGGGACCGCATCAAACAAGCACTCCCCCTTACTTGAGAAAACCAACGATGGACCACAGCCCCGTGCGCATCACCGCCGAAGAAACCCTCTCGGACAATTGGTACCTGCTGAAAAAATACAGCTTCGACCTGCGCCGCCGCGACGGCAGTTGGCAAACCCAGACCCGCGAGGTGTACGACCGCGGCAATGGCGCGACCATCCTGCTGTACAACCGCGAACAACGCACGGTGCTGCTGATTCGGCAGTTCCGCATGCCCACGTTCGTCAATGACTACCCCGGTTACCTGATCGAAGCCGCTGCGGGATTGCTGGACAACGCCAGCCCCGAAGAGCGCATTCGCCTGGAGGCGGAAGAAGAGACGGGTTACCGCGTGGGGCACGTGGAGAAAGTCTATTCGGCGTTCATGAGCCCGGGTTCAGTGACGGAGCGGATTCACTTTTTCATGGGTGAGTATCAGCCGGGAGATCGCGTTGGCAGCGGTGGTGGCCTGGAAGAAGAGGGTGAAGACATTGAAGTGCTGGAGCTGGGTTTTGAACAGGCGCTGGCGATGGTGCAGAGCGGTGAGATTGTGGATGGCAAGACGATTATGTTGTTGCAGCACCTAGAGCTACGGATGTTGAAGGAAGGCTGGTAGTGAGCGGGCTTGCCCCGCGCTGAGCTGCGGAGCAGCCCCAAAACCGACGACGCCGATCTATCTGAAGAAAAGCATCGTCTGGATTGGGGCTGCTTCGCGGCCCAGCGCGAGCAAGCTCACTCACTACAGGTTTGGGTTGCCTTATTTGGTAAATACAGTGAATTCAAGCGTGAACAGATTTAGCCCAAGT
The Pseudomonas poae DNA segment above includes these coding regions:
- a CDS encoding DNA methylase, with the protein product MARSITASELGIELKPLDDSSLFKWFIASFLMGKRIQAPIAAQAYREIVEEQGRDTPRKLQHCTSRELVSMLGRAHYVRYDESTAQRLLDLSAKLNAEYEGKITHIRSISEDRQAFEKRLGEFDGVGPKTIEIFMRDAAKVLF
- a CDS encoding DUF72 domain-containing protein → MTTPLYVGCAGWSLPSEHWPAFAREGTHLQRYATRLRAVEINSSFYRPHLAKTYQRWKCSVPPGFRFSVKVPKRITHELRLQHCETALDEFLEQCSHLGETLGCLLVQLPPSLSYERSVASSFFSALRQRFGGAVVLEPRHPTWLAAQVLLQDLHIGRVAADPPAIDTGEAPGGWQGVHYWRLHGSPRIYHSAYGPERVQAYARLLSRSVEEGIPTWCIFDNTASGHAVADALHLLDLHPHHLHT
- a CDS encoding DeoR/GlpR transcriptional regulator, with product MHNAHQAIDLPSLRKQKILLLLERDGKVTASDLVEHFAVSQDTIRRDLGELAAAGLLQRVHGGALPRPKDTGKDFFTRVGETNDAKRHLARLAAERVEDGQIVLFDSGSTTLQIAQSLPRSIRLTVVTPSPMIAIALADHPDVKVILAGGQLNPATLSTSGQETVRLIQSIKADLLFTGVCALHPQVGISSLHFDEVAVKQALLDSASHVVAVTMADKLGAVEPFVVAPCNRIHTLITEWHVPSVEAYEQLGVEVMRVEVE
- a CDS encoding alpha-hydroxy-acid oxidizing protein; amino-acid sequence: MPLITTIEDLRKLAQKRVPRMFYDYADSGSWTESTYRANESDFASIKFRQRVARNIDQRSIRASMIGQDMAMPVALAPTGLAGMQHADGEILTARAAAAFGLRYTLSTMSICSLEDIAEQVGQPFWFQLYVMRDRAFIEQLIERAKAAGVDALVLTLDLQILGQRHKDLINGLSAPPKLTLPNMLNMATKPRWVMGMLGTKRRGFGNIVGHVKGVADMSSLSSWTAQQFDPSLSWDDVEWIKKCWGGKLIIKGILDVEDARLAANAGADALVVSNHGGRQLDGAPSSISQLPAIVDAVSERIEVWLDGGIRSGQDVLKAMALGAKGTMIGRPHLYGLGALGEAGVTKALEIIARELDVSMALCGYNDIRDVNREILLPGTFPESIN
- a CDS encoding GDP-mannose pyrophosphatase — its product is MDHSPVRITAEETLSDNWYLLKKYSFDLRRRDGSWQTQTREVYDRGNGATILLYNREQRTVLLIRQFRMPTFVNDYPGYLIEAAAGLLDNASPEERIRLEAEEETGYRVGHVEKVYSAFMSPGSVTERIHFFMGEYQPGDRVGSGGGLEEEGEDIEVLELGFEQALAMVQSGEIVDGKTIMLLQHLELRMLKEGW